The nucleotide sequence GCAACGCTGCGGCCGTCGCCTTCACGTCGCCCACGAGACCGAGGTCGAGCGGGTGGCGCTTGCCGAGCTGCGAGCCGCGGATGTCGACCTGGATGGTGGTCGCGTGCTCCGGGTAGAACTGCTCGTACGGGAAGTCGCTGCCGAGGACGAGGAGCGTGTCGGCCGCCTCCATCGCCCGGTAGCCGGAGGCGAAGCCCAGGAGCCCGGTCATCCCGACGTCGAACGGATTGTCGTACTCGATGAACTCCTTGCCGCGCAGCGCGTGCACGATGGGCGCCCCGAGAGCATCGGCGAGCGCGATCACCTCGTCATGGGCCCCCTCGACGCCGGCCCCGGCGAGGATCGTGACCTTCGAGGCCGCGTTGAGCATCGTGGCCGCCTTCTCCAGCTCCGGCGGGCTCGGCTGGATCAGCGGGCGGGTGCGCTCGATCACGACCGCGCGGTCGTCCGCGATCTCGGACAGCGCCACGTCACCGGGGATGACGAGGACGGCGACGCCGCGCTGCTCGATGGCCGCGCGCATCGCGATCTCCATCAGCCGCGGCATCTGCGACGGGTCCGCCACGTACTCGACGTACACGCTGCACTCGCGGAACAGCTCCTGCGGGTGCGTCTCCTGGAAGTACCCGGTGCCGATCTCGACGGTCGGGATGTGGGCGGCGATCGCGAGCACCGGCACCCGAGAGCGCTGGGCATCGTACAGGCCGTTGATGAGATGCAGGTTGCCCGGGCCGCATGATCCGGCCACGACGGCGAGGTCTCCGGTGGTGCCGGCGTCGGCCGCGGCGGCGAAGGCCGCGGACTCCTCGTGGCGCACATGCACCCAGCGGATGCGGCCGTCCTTGCGGAGCGCGTCCGTGAGTCCGTTCAGGGAGTCGCCCGGGATGCCGTACACCCGGTCGACCCCGTTCGCGTGCAGAGTCTTGACGATGTTCTCAGCGACGTTGGCCATACCCCGACCCTACGCCCGTGGGGCCCCCGCGGGGCCGGTCTCAGTACTCCTGCGGGCCGTCCCGGTCGGGCTCTGGCTCCCGGCGGAAACCGCGGCCGGACACCGACGTCGGGACGATGCGCACGTACACCCGCTTGTCGGTCGG is from Microbacterium sp. BLY and encodes:
- the poxB gene encoding ubiquinone-dependent pyruvate dehydrogenase, giving the protein MANVAENIVKTLHANGVDRVYGIPGDSLNGLTDALRKDGRIRWVHVRHEESAAFAAAADAGTTGDLAVVAGSCGPGNLHLINGLYDAQRSRVPVLAIAAHIPTVEIGTGYFQETHPQELFRECSVYVEYVADPSQMPRLMEIAMRAAIEQRGVAVLVIPGDVALSEIADDRAVVIERTRPLIQPSPPELEKAATMLNAASKVTILAGAGVEGAHDEVIALADALGAPIVHALRGKEFIEYDNPFDVGMTGLLGFASGYRAMEAADTLLVLGSDFPYEQFYPEHATTIQVDIRGSQLGKRHPLDLGLVGDVKATAAALLPRLARKDDRGHLDDAVAHYRKTRKKLDELAVPAKGARPIHPQYLARLLDEYAADDAIFTADVGSPTVWAARYLSMTEGRRLIGSFTHGSMANALMHGIGAQVAHPDRQVVALAGDGGLAMMLGELLTLTQNGLPVKTIVVNNSSLNFVELEMKAAGFVTYGTGLENPSFAAIAEAMGIFARRVERSEDLPEAVREVLAHDGPALLDVVTERQELSMPPAIEAAQVKGFALYAIRTVMSGRGDELLDLARANWRQLF